The genomic window TAGGGTTGCTGCTTTTTACCGCACAAAGCTTGCTGGCGCAAAAAACCTACAAATACGAATCTGTACCGGGCGACCCTATTGGTACTCGTATTTACACACTTGAAAATGGATTGAAAGTCTACCTTTCCGTATATACTGAATCACCACGTATCCAGACGGCTGTTGCTGTGCGCACAGGTAGTAAGAATGATCCTGCTGACAATACCGGGCTTTCACACTATCTGGAACATATGATGTTCAAAGGGACCACACATTTTGGAACTTCAGATTATGGAAAGGAAGCACCCCTGCTTAGACAGATTGAAGCGCTTTTTGAAGAGTACCGACAAACTGCTGATACGCTGAAAAGAAAGGAGATTTATAAGCAAATCGACCTGGTATCAGCCGAAGCTGCCAAATATGCGATTGCCAATGAATATGATAAACTTCTTTCGGTGATCGGTGCCAAAGGAACAAATGCATTCACAGGAAGTGAACAAACTGTTTATATCAACGACATTCCTTCGAATCAGATAGAAAAATGGTTAAAAATTGAAAGTGACCGTTTTGCAAACCCGGTTTTCCGCATTTTCCATACTGAGTTAGAAACGGTTTATGAAGAGAAAAATATGAGTCTCGACCGTGATTCAGATAAATTATGGGAGGCTATGTATGCCGGGTTGTATCGGAAACACCCATACGGTACTCAAACAACCATTGGTACAATCGATCATTTAAAGAATCCTTCCTTAAAGCGGTTAAGAGAATACTATGAAGAGCGCTATGCTCCTAATAATATGGCTTTAATCATGGCTGGCGATTTTGATCCTGATTTGACTATTGCATTGATTGATAAATATTTTGGTGTGCTAAATAAAAGAAAGGTTGCAAGCTTTAAATCCCCGTCTGAAACTGAACTCAATAATCCTTTGGTTAAGGAAGTTATTGGTCCCGATGCGGAAAGTATTGCCATCGGCTTCAGAACAGGAGGTGTGCATACTCCTGATGCAAACTTGCTTGATATTGCATCCGAAATTCTATCAAATGGGAAAGCAGGACTCATTGATATTAATCTGAACCTGGGACAAAAAGTACTTTCAGCGAATGCAGGAGCTGATATTCAGGCTGATTATTCCGCTCTTATATTATCAGGAAAACCTAAAACAGGGCAAAGTCTGGATGAAGTGAAGGATCTTCTTTTATCTCAGCTGGAATTGCTCAAAAATGGTGAATTTTCGGAATCACTTATTCCGGCTATTATCAATAACAGGAAGTTAAGTAAGATCCGTCAACAGGAGAGTAATATGTCACGTGCAATGGCCATTGCCGGGATCTTTGTAACAGAGCAGCCTTATAGTGAAATGGTAAATGAAATTGAAATCTTGTCCAAAATAACCAAAAAGGAAGTTGTCGATTTTGCCAAAAAATCATTCAATAGTAATTATGTGATCGTCTACAAGCGAACCGGGACTGATGAAGAGGTTAAAAAGGTTTCAAAGCCGGAAATCACTCCGGTCGTTATGCAAAGGGATAAAGAGAGTACTTTCTTTACTGAGGTTTCTTCAATGAAATCAGCTGAAATTAAACCTCTTTTCCTTTCATACGAGAATGATATAAAGAAAATTAAGTTGACAAATGGATTGAATGTTATGTATGTGCCAAATACAGAAAGCAGTCTGTTTAATCTATACTACTATTACAATATGGGAAGCCAGAGTGACCCAAAACTGGCAATTGCTGTAAATTATCTTTCATACCTGGGAACCTCTGATATAAAAGCTGAACAACTAAAGCAGGAATTCTACAAACTTGGATGCAGTTATTCAGTTAATGTAAATAATGAAGACCTGTATATCAGCCTCAGTGGACTCTATGAGAATTTATCAAAAGCATTAGGTTTACTTGACCAATTGATTTCTCGGGCAGTGCCTGATGATAAGGCTTTAAAAAATCTTGTTGATGATATTTTAAAATCAAGGAGGGATAATAAACTAAACAAGAATATTATACGCCAGGCCTTATCCAATTATGGTGTTTATGGGTCTAAATCACCATTCACCAATATATTGAGCGAAGAGGATTTAAAGCAGCTAAATGCTGAGGAATTGGTAGGTAAAATTCATGAATTAATGTCGTTTCAACATGAGATATTGTATTATGGACCAGTATTTATGGGCAACACTGGAAAGGCTGTTTCAAATAAGACGAAAGAAAAGAATACTTTTTCTATCATAATGGAAAATCATGTGATTCCAAAAACATTGAATCCTGTTCCTAATGTTGTCAGATTTGATCAATTACCTACAACTGAGAATAAGGTATTCGTTGTTGATTATAATATGAAGCAGGTAGATATTGTTTTCCACGCCTTATCAGGGAAATATAACTTGACTGAATATCCGTTGATCAGGATGTTCAATGAGTATTTTGGTGCCGGTATGAATTCAATAGTATTTCAGGAAATCAGGGAAGCTAAAGCTTTGGCATATTCATCAACTGCTGCATATAGAATTCCATCCAATGAAGTAGAGAATAATACTGTTTTTGCATTTGTTGGAACACAAAATGACAAAATGGGAGATGCTCTTGATGCTATGCTATCATTGTTCAATGATATGCCTCTTTCCGAAAAAAGTTTTGCTGCTGCGAAAGAAGGGATTATGAATCAAATTAGTTCAGAGCGGATTACAAAATCGAGAATAATCTTCAATTATCTGAACGCAAGAAAAATGGGGTATGATCATGATATCAGGAAGAATGTTTTTGAGAAGGTTCCTGAATTTTCATTTGAAGAAATAAAGAAATTTCAACAGATGAACTTGAAGGATAAAACATTCACTATCCTGGTTGTAGGTGATACGAAAAAGATGGACCTTGAAAAACTTTCAAAATATGGGAAAATCGAATTTCTTGATCTGCAGAATATCTTTGGATATTAATCCTGTAGCAGAAATTTGATGTAGTGATTTCCGAAACTATTGGAAATTGTCAATAACCATATTCCTGGTTGAAAATTAGATGTGGAGAAGGTGAACTCCTGTTGATTTTCTTTATCCAATTGTAAAACTTTCTGTCCTGAAATATCATAAACAGCAGCCCGGGTTACTCCGGGCTGTTTACTTGAAAACTTAACAATTGCAATATTTGAGGCTTCATCCAGGTAAAAAGATGGCTTGAATGTCAGCTGAAATGGTTCTGGTACGTATGTAGTGAGGCTGGGTTCAAATATATATACCATACCCTCCTCCGGCATGCCTTCAAGATAAACTAATGATTTCGACATGGAAGTGTCAGGAGCAAAAGCAAAACTGGTCAACAATACACTATACAATACTTCGTTGGCTTCCGGTATTGAAAATCTGATACCACTCAGTGGCCCGGGATGTCCTCCAAAACACGCGGGTGTCGATGGAGATTGTCCCATCCCAAAATGATATTCAATGGTTCCTGAAGATTCATAAAGCCAAACCTGGAAATTGATATAGTCATCAGGCCCGCCTCCTTTCAAACTGCATTCCTTAAATTGTATCTTCATAACAACTGCCCCGGCACATCCTCCTGATTCATAAGAAATGGCTGGTGTATGATTGATATAATCACCATAAAGATCTGCACCAAATGGAATAATTGATTTCAAGGTATCAAGATGGGTCGCATCATCCCCGAAATATATTTCACCATTACTTGAAATATGAAGTTTTGTGTATACGCGTCCTGCGAACCTGAATTGAAAACCAATGGGAATATCGGAATAAAGTGTGTCATCGAATGCCTCATTCAGGGCAAGGAAATTACCCCCAATCTCTACATAGGGAATAGAAGTAAAATTGAACCAATAAGATTGGCCTGAACTTCTTGAGGGTAAAAGAGTGAAAATTAGGGTAATGGGTATGAGTGCCAGAAGTAAGAACTTGCGCATAGATAAGTGCTTTATGGGAAAACAAGGTGCTGAATCAAATGTTCAAAAAGAAAATGCATCCAGGCATCCAAACCATCTATTGCTCATGTATTCATTCGCATGTTATAGATTAGTCGTCGCCAGGCTTTAGATAATGGGAGAAAGTGCTCATTACAGTTCCTGCAAATGTTTTTGAAACGGGGATGTTCAATGTGCCGGGAATATCAAGTTCAAGTTCTATACTCTCTTTTTCTCTTCTGATTACCCTAACCCGCTCACAATTGACCATGTATTTCCTGTGGCATCTTACTACATCTGTTCCTTTGAGGGCATCTTCAATGTTTTTTAACGTATTGCGTAACATGAATCTTGTTACCGACTCCTTATTCAAATAATAAATACTGACATAATTATCTGAGGATTCAATATATAGCAGGTTGTCTGATTTTACTGAAAACCTTAATGTCCCCTTATCGTCAAGAAAAGGGATCATAACCTTGGTTGAATCTAAAACAGGCTGTGCTTGAGCTAGTTCTTCAATAACTATTTTCTTTTCCTTCCAGGAGAAATACAGCCATAGTACGGAATAGGGCAATAATAGTAAAAGAGCAGTATTCTGAACACAGAGTTTAATCAAGTCAGGAAAAAACCTTTCATCTTTCAGGAAAAACTTGATATAAACGGCATAAAACAGTGCCATAAATAATACTTCTGCCAGAACCCATAAAAAGTACCCCCAATATTTTAGTTGCCTTTTACGACTTGAATAATACATGATTATTCGACTCAAGACCACTACCAAAACACCTGTGAGGGTAATAAGACTGGAATAAAGAAGTAACTGCCACCTGGTTATTGTAAACCAGACATTTACTCCAAAAGGCTCATAAATGTTGATGAAAAGAAGGGCAAAAAGAGCTGTGAACAGGACCAGCTGTACAATATTCCTTCTGGAAGTAAGATATGCAGGGATGGGATTCGAAAAATCTGGCATGAATAGGCGTATATTCCAAAAACAAAGTTAGGCAATTTTTAGTGCTAACATTATCCATTGGTTTTAACCACCTATTGTTTCACCCCTTAATAACCATTTTCACCCCTGTATAGGTAATTCTGTCCCATTGCCGGGGTTGGTATCCCATTTTTAGGCATCTCATTGATAGCTGATGTTACTTTGTACCTGTTTTCAATACGATCAGAAATGAACTACACGGCAAAATACCAGGAGCTGAAATCAATTTATAGCACAGATCTGGATTTCTCAGACGACGATATTTCCTGTAAATGGGTCCGTTTTAATTCAATTAGTGTCGATACATTGAGCAATGAACGAAAGGACAGAATAAAGCAGGCTGCTTATTCATGGACACTTCCTGATGAAGCAATTCGTGAGAACCGTAGCTTTACTTACCCGATTTTTCAAAGGAAAACTAACTCAGATCATTCTGATAACCCTATTATCCTGCTTCATGGCTTGAATGAACGGTCCTGGCTAAAATACCTGGTATGGGCGTTCTACCTGGCTGAGAAAACTTCCAGGCCAGTAATATTATTTCCTATTGCTTTTCATATGAACCGTTCCCCAATTCCCTGGGGAAGCCCCAGAGCGATGGCTCCACTACTCGAATCCAGGCGCGAACGAATGGGAACTGAAAACTTGTCAACAGTGGCTAATGTGGCATTGAGTGAAAGGTTGTCTGAAGACCCGTTGCGATTTTATACCTCAGGCCAGCAAAGTGCTTCAGACATTGTCCAATTGGCCACTCAACTTACCAATGGATTACACCCGATTTTGCCAAAAAGCAGGACGATTGATTTTTTTGCTTATTCAATTGGTGCTTTCCTGGCACAGATTATTATGATCGGAAACCCTTCTCTATTGTTCTCTCAAAGCCGATTCTTCCTCTTTTGCGGAGGTGCTTTTTTTGACCAAATGAATGGGATATCAAAACTTATTATGGATAAACCTGCTTTCGACAGGCTACGAAAATTTTATATCAATGAATTAGGCGATGAAATGCTCCGTTCACCAATGCTTCATCAATCATTGTATAAAACTGAACTAGGCCAGGCTTTTCAGGCTATGCTCAAATCTGATAATTATTCCCTTTATCGGAATGATTCTTTACAAAGGCTTAAGGACCAGGTTTATACTTTAGCTTTGGAGGAAGATTCAGTTATCCCCGCGTATGGAGTTAAAGCGTCGATGGGCTTTTTAAAAAATACTCACCTGGCATCATTCCCGTTTGCTTTTACACACGAAAACCCTTTCCCTGTTTACTCCGACCCTCTTGAATCAGCAAAGGTCAATATAGCCTTCGAGGATGTGATGTCTAAGGCTGTTTCATTTTTACAATAATCATTTCCAGCTTATTCCCCATTGATGGTGCTGGTAGCATCACAAATGGGTGGACACGGGCTTAGATTTGTACCATTCGAGCGGTAAATTGTATTGGTCAGGTCATTGCCACTGCTATTAACTCCTACGACCATTCCTATTTTTGCATTGGTAGCATCTTTCCCCATATAGATTCGGAATCCTGCCAGATTTGGATTTTCAGTGAGCAGGCGATTCATAGCCGAATACTGATCCTTGTCGATCAGCATGGCTTTTAATGGCCCGTTGATACTTTGTGCCGACTTGAGATAGCTTTTTAAAAATGTATTGGCCTGCGTAACACTCAGCTTTTCCATCTCTACAGGAAGAGAAGAGGGGCCTGAAAATGAGACGAGTGTCAAAGAGGTCACTCCAATTAAAATTCCTGCCACAAAAGCAATAATTACCTGGTGAGTTGACTTTTTTATCATGAACTTGGATTTAGATAGGTGAACATAGTGAGGTTAAACATGTTTTGAATACAGTCTTGTCTCACAAATAGTTAACATATCATGATAGAAAGTGTTCATTCATTCTTTATGAAGCAATTCCAAATACCATTGATTGTTGCGATTCTGATCATTTTATTATCTCCTTTTAGTCTGCTTGCAGAAGACAAGTTAAAAGTTGAAAAAGGTTCTCCCGGAATCACTATTTTAAGTAAGAGAAATCAGCAGGATAGTGCAAAAATAAATCAGCTCATTAAACTTGCGCATTATCAAATTGACCATATGGGCGACAGTCGGCAAGCAGATAGTTTATCCGAACTAGCCATAATGGTTGCGAACGGGAGTTATCATACAGGACTTTTGTTTCATGCTCTCATCGCTTACCTTGAGAATAACGACTTAAGTGTTAATAATCTTAAAGCCCGTAACTATGCTAACCAGGCCCTGGAATTGAGCCGGCAATTACATGACCCAATTCTTGAATGGACAGCTCTTCGCAACCTTGCTCAGGTTTTCCTTGCTGATTATGAATTTAATAAAGCCTTAACGGTATCCTATAAAGCACTTGCTCTGGCAGGGTCAGAAAATAATACTGAACTCAAAACTGAGAGTTTTCTTTTAATTGGAAGATGCCTTGAAGGACAAAATCAAAAAATAGAAGCATTCAGGAACTATCTGAATGCAGTAGGAATAGCTGAATCAGTTCACAATGACAATCTTCTGAAGAAATGCTATTCTGAGTTGTCAGGGTTCTTTAATCTTAGTAAGATCTACGACAAAGCTAGTTATTATAAAATTAAAGAATCAACAATCCTTGAAAATGAAGTTCCTGTTGATTCATTAGCTCTTATGTGGACCTATCACGATTTGCAGGTTATAGATGTGAATTCGAATAATAATCGCTTGCATGAAAATAATATGCAAATGGTTCTTGATTTTGCCATCAGGCATCAGAACAAACGATTGTTGAATTATCAATTGTCATTATATCGCTCTCATTTGATTGAAGCCAACAAAATTGATGTGCTTTACAAATTGTATACTACCGGGTTAAAAGGAGAACTCGGACGATTGCAGACTAATGACTTTCCTATGTATCTGCGTCTTCAGGCCCTGTTTTGTGAACAGCGAAACATGCCGGATTCTGCACTATATTACTTCAGAAAGGCTGAATTGATGATCAGTAATGATCCGAATAAAATCATGCAATCTAACTTCTATCATAGATTTGGGCAGTTTTTGGTAAGAAAGGGTAATCTTAAGGATGCCATTGTATTATTTGGGAAATCATACAAAGCAGCGGAAGAAGCCTCCTATTTTGATTATATGCTGGATGCTTCAAACCAATTAGAAGAATTATATTCCAGTGTAGGAGATTTTGAGAATGCATTTAAGTATTCAACCTTGCATGCTCATCTGTCTGATAGCCTGGAGACACTGACAAAAACTGATCAGATGCTGATGCTGGAAATTGATCATGAATCAAAGCAAAGAGAACAGAAGGCCATTAAAGAACATGAAGAGGTTTTACGAAGGCATAATATTCAGTACACGGCAATAACCATTATAATTTTTGCTGTCTTTGTACTTCTGATCATGCTCGGTAGTTTCAGGGTTCCATCATGGGTAATAAAGATGTTGGGTTTCTTCTCCTTTATCTTCCTGTTTGAGTTTATAATCATGATAGCTGACCATAAGATTTATGAAATAACCTCAAATGAACCCTGGAAAATATTGGCGATAAAAATTGGACTTATTGCATTCCTTTTACCCTTCCATCACTGGATTGAAAAGAAGCTTATACACTACCTGCTGAGTCATAAACTGATTGACCTGAGTAAATTTACAGTAAAAGGTCTGATGAATCGGAATAAACAGGAATCAGTAAGGGTTACTAAAGAAGTGGAATAGACATCGATTACCAGAGACATTTCAGGTTTATAAAGAATCCTAACCTTAGAAAATGCCTGCTGTATTACTTTGATTATTTATTGATAATGAGTTTTGCGGTGGCAGATTGCCTGTCATTCATCACCCTGACAACATAGATTCCATCCGGTATTCCGGAGAGGTCAGCCTTATAAGAGTGTTCCACTGTTTCAAAAACTTTTACTTTCCTGCCTGTGAGTTCAAATATTCCAATTTTCTTTATGCCTATCTCTTCTAATATTCCTGAAGTCAGGGTGCAATTCTGTTTCGCAGGATTGGGAGTTAAAACCAAAGAAGGATTTGAATTTTCACCTGCAAATGATCGGGTATACAGGTTCTCAAGTCCGGTATTGCATTTTCTAACCCTATGTAACTGGTGCCACCATTTTGAATATACCTTTTCTGTGTAATAGATAAACGCACTATCACCCAGAACCACCGGCTCTGGGTCAATCCGGATGCTGCTTGTACTGTCACTAACTCTCCGCATTAACGGATTCAACGAATTAATTGAAGTGATCCATATCTCAGCAGGCATCTCCGAAAGTCCCATTGGGGCTTGTGCTGCCATAAAGGAAATGTAGGAATGGCCATTAAAAACAAAGGGCTCCGGAGAGGTGATATATATATATGGAGAGGGTAGGGGGCTATTGAAAGAATGATATAGGTACCAGTTCCCATCAGTATTTTCCTGGAAAACTTTTATTGTCTGGTTTCCATTGGTACGGTACATAAACATCCTGCTATTGCTTTCAGGGTCGTTCCACATGCAGGGAGCACCAATGGTGTCGTTTGAAATTTGAGTAAAAAATGGAAGCGTTGTGGCAACTTCAAGAAAGCCTGGCTGACGTGAATGATTGAGTGCACAACAAATTTGCTGATTATCATCCGCAAAAAAACCAAGTGATATGTCCGGATAAAAATGACTGGTGTTTAAATCTGTATTTCTTACC from Bacteroidales bacterium includes these protein-coding regions:
- a CDS encoding insulinase family protein, producing the protein MKNQVILLILGLLLFTAQSLLAQKTYKYESVPGDPIGTRIYTLENGLKVYLSVYTESPRIQTAVAVRTGSKNDPADNTGLSHYLEHMMFKGTTHFGTSDYGKEAPLLRQIEALFEEYRQTADTLKRKEIYKQIDLVSAEAAKYAIANEYDKLLSVIGAKGTNAFTGSEQTVYINDIPSNQIEKWLKIESDRFANPVFRIFHTELETVYEEKNMSLDRDSDKLWEAMYAGLYRKHPYGTQTTIGTIDHLKNPSLKRLREYYEERYAPNNMALIMAGDFDPDLTIALIDKYFGVLNKRKVASFKSPSETELNNPLVKEVIGPDAESIAIGFRTGGVHTPDANLLDIASEILSNGKAGLIDINLNLGQKVLSANAGADIQADYSALILSGKPKTGQSLDEVKDLLLSQLELLKNGEFSESLIPAIINNRKLSKIRQQESNMSRAMAIAGIFVTEQPYSEMVNEIEILSKITKKEVVDFAKKSFNSNYVIVYKRTGTDEEVKKVSKPEITPVVMQRDKESTFFTEVSSMKSAEIKPLFLSYENDIKKIKLTNGLNVMYVPNTESSLFNLYYYYNMGSQSDPKLAIAVNYLSYLGTSDIKAEQLKQEFYKLGCSYSVNVNNEDLYISLSGLYENLSKALGLLDQLISRAVPDDKALKNLVDDILKSRRDNKLNKNIIRQALSNYGVYGSKSPFTNILSEEDLKQLNAEELVGKIHELMSFQHEILYYGPVFMGNTGKAVSNKTKEKNTFSIIMENHVIPKTLNPVPNVVRFDQLPTTENKVFVVDYNMKQVDIVFHALSGKYNLTEYPLIRMFNEYFGAGMNSIVFQEIREAKALAYSSTAAYRIPSNEVENNTVFAFVGTQNDKMGDALDAMLSLFNDMPLSEKSFAAAKEGIMNQISSERITKSRIIFNYLNARKMGYDHDIRKNVFEKVPEFSFEEIKKFQQMNLKDKTFTILVVGDTKKMDLEKLSKYGKIEFLDLQNIFGY
- a CDS encoding T9SS type A sorting domain-containing protein is translated as MRKFLLLALIPITLIFTLLPSRSSGQSYWFNFTSIPYVEIGGNFLALNEAFDDTLYSDIPIGFQFRFAGRVYTKLHISSNGEIYFGDDATHLDTLKSIIPFGADLYGDYINHTPAISYESGGCAGAVVMKIQFKECSLKGGGPDDYINFQVWLYESSGTIEYHFGMGQSPSTPACFGGHPGPLSGIRFSIPEANEVLYSVLLTSFAFAPDTSMSKSLVYLEGMPEEGMVYIFEPSLTTYVPEPFQLTFKPSFYLDEASNIAIVKFSSKQPGVTRAAVYDISGQKVLQLDKENQQEFTFSTSNFQPGIWLLTISNSFGNHYIKFLLQD
- a CDS encoding LytTR family transcriptional regulator, producing the protein MPDFSNPIPAYLTSRRNIVQLVLFTALFALLFINIYEPFGVNVWFTITRWQLLLYSSLITLTGVLVVVLSRIIMYYSSRKRQLKYWGYFLWVLAEVLFMALFYAVYIKFFLKDERFFPDLIKLCVQNTALLLLLPYSVLWLYFSWKEKKIVIEELAQAQPVLDSTKVMIPFLDDKGTLRFSVKSDNLLYIESSDNYVSIYYLNKESVTRFMLRNTLKNIEDALKGTDVVRCHRKYMVNCERVRVIRREKESIELELDIPGTLNIPVSKTFAGTVMSTFSHYLKPGDD
- a CDS encoding T9SS type A sorting domain-containing protein yields the protein MKIQTFILSGLFLTAALMLSGQNPFIVKDILAADPGASIIDPEYNVDLNMVCWQSEDKELWVCSLDPLTHMFVPPDGKGYLVDYDLTAPTFGGWNGPEWMLSQGTTQIVYNQKKGGERYPGLATQILGGWNSMTLMQFPGTLYAMATRNYADSTGLFLYESNAYDGIRWVRNTDLNTSHFYPDISLGFFADDNQQICCALNHSRQPGFLEVATTLPFFTQISNDTIGAPCMWNDPESNSRMFMYRTNGNQTIKVFQENTDGNWYLYHSFNSPLPSPYIYITSPEPFVFNGHSYISFMAAQAPMGLSEMPAEIWITSINSLNPLMRRVSDSTSSIRIDPEPVVLGDSAFIYYTEKVYSKWWHQLHRVRKCNTGLENLYTRSFAGENSNPSLVLTPNPAKQNCTLTSGILEEIGIKKIGIFELTGRKVKVFETVEHSYKADLSGIPDGIYVVRVMNDRQSATAKLIINK